The Lutzomyia longipalpis isolate SR_M1_2022 chromosome 2, ASM2433408v1 DNA window CATTTGAAGTAATTAATAGCTCTTCGATTGAAAATCCCATCGAGGTGACTGAACACGATAACATCGTCATCCCGAAGGGATACATCTTTTGGCAATTGTTCCATCAGATGACCATATATGTCAGCTACGGTGCATTCTCGGTGGTGCATGAGGATAATTCTGTGACGGTGGGTGTTGAGGATaggtaattttctcaatgagagCGACTCCAGGAGGTCACATACGATAAATAGCTCCACAATGTCAATGAGCTCCAAAATTTGGATTTCCAACACTTGCAAACTAGCTGCTGTGGATTGGATGAAGTAGATGATACGATGGCGAACTCGGTGAAATTGTGTGAAGTTCAAGGGAATTTTAGCTGCAACAAATGCTCTCCAAATAACTTCAGGTTGCCCACAATCTGGTCCATGCCATTCCGGATGACACTGACAACGCACATCATCTGTATCATTTGTATCAACACCCACTGTTCCATCGTTCTGTATCACTGTGCCTTCACGAAAACAAGTTACAGGTTGCCTCCGGAGGACATTCGTATATGGAGTTTCTACAAAAGTTTTCGTAAAGTTTCCCAGTTGCACTATTGAGAAATTCTCAATATCCTGATTCAGTTTTTGTGTCTTCCTGTCGTACctactaatgaatttaatgttgGAATCCTGTGAAGTCGATCCATCGTGTGGTGGTCCGGAAATAATGCTGAAGCGCAATATAGCTCCAATTAGGAATAATTGAACAAGAAATAGAATCCATAGAAATAGTTTGGAATCAATTCTATTAAGCATTTAGAGACTGATTGCTCTATGATGTTTCTCTTTAGGATAAATCACCCGTACGTTCTTCACCACACTTTTCACGTCACATTGATTTTTCAGTCTGCCCATCGAAAA harbors:
- the LOC129789392 gene encoding beta-1,4-mannosyl-glycoprotein 4-beta-N-acetylglucosaminyltransferase; this encodes MLNRIDSKLFLWILFLVQLFLIGAILRFSIISGPPHDGSTSQDSNIKFISRYDRKTQKLNQDIENFSIVQLGNFTKTFVETPYTNVLRRQPVTCFREGTVIQNDGTVGVDTNDTDDVRCQCHPEWHGPDCGQPEVIWRAFVAAKIPLNFTQFHRVRHRIIYFIQSTAASLQVLEIQILELIDIVELFIVCDLLESLSLRKLPILNTHRHRIILMHHRECTVADIYGHLMEQLPKDVSLRDDDVIVFSHLDGIFNRRAINYFKWYENWPQPVRFRHKYNVFGFFWQHPDSTVVSGFACYHSIFQDHPSESLNRVLNLDRAAMIVGDLNHFGGWLCKFCAQPIDIVKRLEYEFQHEHFSFDNNKNKMIDVSYVQNLIAQGLFVNEDVKLQKVQSFINKYYTPKYVEQNSWNFDNIITNIYAHWEEESDDEYL